One Flavobacteriales bacterium DNA window includes the following coding sequences:
- a CDS encoding N-acetylmuramoyl-L-alanine amidase, whose amino-acid sequence MKRLMLVILVSLAVPLLSFMEPENDPDKIERVVIDAGHGGKDSGTHNLSGPKTYEKDVALSVALKLGEYIKEYMPDVEVVYTRKTDVFLELWERTQLANRVQGDVFISIHCNGVARTDAYGTETWTIGMHKTNAQLEVAKRENSVILLEDDYQEKYAGFDPNVPESYIALSLNQRSFNDQSLELASNIQEQFRERVKRRDRGVKQAGFYVISHTVMPSVLVELGFLSNPAEKDFLKSGQGQDYMASAIYRAFKQYKADREKGIEDGDSRGEESIAPRGADLEKNERTAEVDVEPAMREGKPESDLIYRVQLATLSTQVPLRDARFQGLWPVVMIESNGYYKYAYGSCETMEEAHKLKAQANEKGFESAFVVAFYKGDRISIDQARSYESDR is encoded by the coding sequence GTGAAACGCTTGATGTTGGTAATTCTTGTGAGTCTCGCGGTTCCATTGTTGAGTTTTATGGAACCGGAGAACGATCCCGACAAGATCGAGAGGGTAGTGATCGATGCCGGTCATGGCGGGAAGGACTCAGGTACGCACAATTTAAGTGGTCCTAAGACCTACGAAAAGGACGTAGCCCTATCCGTTGCACTAAAGCTGGGCGAATACATTAAGGAGTACATGCCGGATGTTGAAGTGGTTTACACCCGGAAAACGGATGTGTTCCTCGAGCTCTGGGAGCGAACCCAGTTGGCCAATCGCGTTCAAGGAGATGTTTTTATTTCCATTCACTGTAACGGGGTGGCGCGAACCGACGCCTATGGTACGGAGACGTGGACCATTGGAATGCATAAGACCAATGCCCAATTGGAAGTCGCCAAGAGGGAGAACTCTGTGATCTTGCTCGAAGATGATTATCAAGAGAAGTACGCGGGATTTGACCCGAACGTACCTGAGAGTTACATCGCACTAAGTTTGAATCAGAGAAGTTTTAACGATCAAAGCCTGGAGCTGGCCAGTAATATTCAGGAGCAGTTCAGGGAACGGGTAAAGCGGCGCGACCGAGGAGTTAAGCAGGCTGGGTTTTACGTGATTTCGCATACGGTGATGCCTTCGGTATTGGTGGAGCTCGGCTTTTTGAGTAATCCGGCCGAGAAGGACTTCCTTAAATCGGGCCAAGGGCAAGATTACATGGCTTCGGCAATCTATCGGGCATTCAAGCAGTATAAGGCGGATCGTGAAAAGGGGATCGAGGATGGCGATTCAAGGGGGGAGGAATCCATCGCGCCGAGAGGTGCCGATCTCGAGAAGAACGAGCGAACGGCCGAGGTCGATGTCGAGCCTGCAATGCGGGAGGGGAAGCCGGAGTCGGACTTGATTTACCGCGTGCAATTGGCCACGCTTTCGACTCAGGTGCCGCTGCGCGATGCCCGTTTTCAGGGGCTTTGGCCGGTGGTGATGATCGAATCGAACGGTTACTATAAATATGCCTACGGTTCGTGCGAAACGATGGAGGAAGCGCATAAATTGAAGGCTCAGGCCAACGAAAAGGGGTTTGAATCGGCATTCGTTGTAGCCTTTTACAAAGGCGATAGAATTTCCATTGATCAGGCTCGTTCATATGAGTCGGATCGCTGA